The Arachis hypogaea cultivar Tifrunner chromosome 19, arahy.Tifrunner.gnm2.J5K5, whole genome shotgun sequence genome has a window encoding:
- the LOC112778726 gene encoding protein FAR1-RELATED SEQUENCE 6-like, with amino-acid sequence MAESQEKRVSSEDPPLCTSPSRNSLMEVDIVEPLECVASDDSENLSYEQENLAGDVAGHAHEPSKAAQLSDVTDVGSDEMELGDELPDHGCLQEDEIPRVGMRFAQLKMAHDFYVTYAKKAGFATKIRTTTFDKITKAPINQAIHCNRDGIRESRVKAPTRKNTISAAGCKARIYVKFDKDVQDWVLLKVDLMHSHPCSPKKAVYYHEYRQLTMHAKCVIEDNDEAGIRPNKTFLALSNEAGGPSNLGFSEKDLRNYITVRLRTSNVNADVREMMRYFRRMKDINPNFFYAVKLDDECKFKSAVWVDARCRASYEYYGDVVSVDSTYSTNRYVVVKLVFLPLLDNALFDRDWHFLHLVGFSGRHGLPFVSFVGVNHHGRSTLLGCVLLGNEEIRSYEWVFSQWVKCMGTAPKCIITDQCRSLYRAIKNTLPDTRHRWCIWHIMNKLPSKLGGYRRYGALYGDLNDIVWNSRTEESFEDDWADFIDEYNLHNNTWLSDLYDERCMWVPIYFKGEFWAGMRSTQRSESMHAFYGGYLHSKTSLVQFVHEYDNVLGVKEQRELEDDAADSRGVIPCATTSPIEKQFQQEYTTSIFRDVQIEFVRKANCRVSAVDEQGPLVCVKVEEEKLLNDTILCVPYDVHFDRSTQELRCECNLFESSGVLCCHCLEVFHSYKVYKVPSCYILPRWSKKIKRKHTYVKSSHDVSRSDESHVAFRGLCAHFYNVAQEFLDDDEETALLHVALEETRAKLATHRAKKRSENVAETQTNIGSQSSNDVGVDDIQGPSKVTTKGRPKSKRLSYALEKSIKNSRRRKQKNSPPVVRLQTFQDINHCAVSGLNVPEQAGGFMSLLSSFNKKWD; translated from the exons ATGGCAGAATCGCAAGAAAAACGTGTTTCAAGTGAGGATCCTCCTTTATGCACATCACCTAGCCGAAATTCATTAATGGAGGTCGATATAGTGGAACCTCTAGAGTGTGTAGCCTCTGACGATTCAGAAAATTTATCATACGAACAAGAAAACTTAGCCGGCGATGTCGCAGGCCATGCTCACGAGCCGAGCAAG GCCGCACAGTTGTCGGATGTTACAGATGTTGGAAGTGATGAGATGGAGCTTGGTGATGAG ttACCAGATCATGGTTGCTTACAAGAAGATGAGATACCAAGAGTTGGAATGCGGTTTGCTCAGTTAAAGATGGCTCATGACTTTTATGTGACATATGCAAAGAAAGCTGGATTTGCAACTAAGATAAGGACGACAACATTTGATAAGATCACAAAGGCTCCCATTAACCAAGCTATACACTGTAATCGTGATGGGATCCGCGAGTCTCGTGTTAAAGCACCAACACGGAAGAATACGATTTCAGCTGCTGGGTGCAAGGCAAGGATATATGTAAAGTTTGATAAAGATGTGCAAGACTGGGTTTTGCTCAAGGTTGACTTGATGCACTCTCACCCCTGTTCACCGAAAAAGGCAGTGTACTACCATGAGTATAGGCAGTTGACCATGCATGCGAAGTGCGTGATCGAGGATAATGATGAGGCTGGGATTCGACCAAACAAGACATTCCTTGCTTTGTCAAATGAAGCTGGTGGCCCCTCTAACTTGGGATTCTCAGAgaaggatttaagaaattatataaCAGTAAGGCTCCGAACTAGCAACGTGAATGCGGATGTCAGGGAGATGATGAGGTACTTTAGGAGAATGAAGGACATCAATCCGAACTTCTTTTACGCGGTGAAGTTGGACGATGAGTGTAAATTTAAGAGTGCAGTATGGGTTGATGCAAGGTGTAGGGCGTCGTATGAATACTATGGAGACGTCGTGTCAGTTGATAGCACGTACAGTACAAATAGGTACGTAGTAGTTAAGTTGGTGTTTTTACCTTTGCTTGATAATGCGCTTTTTGATCGTGATTGGCATTTCTTACATCTGGTTGGTTTTTCTGGTAGGCATGGATTACCGTTTGTGTCGTTCGTTGGGGTCAACCACCATGGTAGGTCGACCCTCCTCGGTTGTGTTTTGTTGGGGAATGAAGAAATCAGAAGTTATGAATGGGTTTTTAGCCAATGGGTGAAGTGCATGGGAACTGCTCCAAAGTGTATCATAACCGATCAATGTCGATCCCTTTATCGTGCAATCAAAAATACTTTACCCGACACACGCCACCGGTGGTGCATTTGGCATATTATGAATAAGCTACCTTCGAAGCTTGGGGGTTACCGCCGGTACGGAGCTTTGTATGGTGACCTAAACgacattgtgtggaactctcggaCGGAGGAGTCATTTGAAGATGATTGGGCTGATTTTATAGATGAGTACAACTTACATAACAACACATGGCTGTCAG ATCTGTATGATGAACGATGCATGTGGGTCCCAATATACTTCAAGGGTGAATTTTGGGCAGGAATGCGGAGTACGCAGAGGAGTGAGAGCATGCACGCATTCTACGGTGGATACTTACACAGTAAAACTAGCTTGGTCCAATTTGTTCATGAATATGACAATGTGCTTGGAGTCAAGGAGCAGAGGGAACTGGAGGATGATGCTGCAGACTCGAGGGGGGTTATCCCTTGTGCAACTACCTCGCCTATAGAGAAACAGTTTCAGCAAGAGTATACCACGAGCATTTTTAGGGATGTTCAAATTGAGTTTGTGAGGAAGGCTAACTGCAGAGTTTCTGCAGTTGATGAACAGGGTCCATTGGTCTGCGTGAAGGTGGAAGAGGAGAAACTACTCAACGATACTATTCTATGCGTTCCGTACGATGTTCACTTTGACCGTTCCACACAAGAGCTTCGTTGTGAGTGCAATCTTTTTGAGAGTTCAGGTGTGTTGTGCTGTCACTGCCTTGAAGTTTTCCATTCGTATAAAGTGTACAAAGTACCTTCCTGTTATATTCTTCCTCGATGGAGCAAGAAGATAAAGCGCAAGCATACGTATGTCAAAAGTAGCCATGATGTCAGTCGGTCAGATGAGAGTCATGTTGCATTCAGGGGACTGTGTGCACACTTCTATAATGTTGCTCAAGAGTTCCtcgatgatgatgaagaaacagCATTGCTGCATGTTGCTTTGGAAGAAACAAGGGCCAAGTTGGCTACGCACCGTGCCAAAAAGAGGTCCGAGAACGTGGCAGAGACTCAGACCAACATTGGCTCTCAGAGTTCGAACGATGTCGGTGTTGATGACATCCAAGGCCCATCGAAGGTCACCACAAAGGGCAGGCCAAAGAGTAAGAGGCTCAGCTATGCCCTTGAAAAGTCCATCAAGAATTCAAGACGGAGAAAACAAAAGAATTCACCCCCG GTGGTTCGTCTGCAAACATTTCAAGATATAAACCATTGTGCTGTTTCTGGCTTGAATGTTCCCGAACAAGCCGGTGGTTTCATGTCTTTGTTAAGCTCCTTCAACAAAAAATGGGATTAG
- the LOC112778727 gene encoding alcohol dehydrogenase 1-like produces MKSIITIETEEEREPYYKVMEEVIERVEEAFGKCSKRKPFFGGDSVIAEMTNRGVDRSVECTSSIQAMISAFEYVHDGWGVAILVGVPSKDDVFKTHPMNLLNERTLKGTFYGNYKPRTDLPNVVEKYMKGELELEKFITHTVPFPEINKPFDLILKGESIRCIIRMDE; encoded by the exons ATGAAGAGCATTATAACTATTGAAAcagaagaagagagggagccATATTATAAGGTGATGGAAGAAGTGATTGAGAGGGTGGAAGAAGCTTTTGGGAAGTGCAGCAAAAGGAAGCCCTTCTTTGGTGGGGACAGT GTAATTGCTGAAATGACCAATAGAGGCGTGGATCGTTCTGTTGAATGTACTAGCAGCATCCAAGCTATGATCTCAGCCTTTGAATATGTCCATGAT GGTTGGGGTGTTGCTATTCTTGTTGGTGTTCCAAGCAAAGATGATGTTTTCAAAACTCATCCTATGAACTTATTGAATGAGAGAACTCTCAAGGGTACCTTCTATGGTAACTACAAACCCCGAACCGATCTTCCTAATGTTGTGGAGAAGTACATGAAAGGG GAGTTGGAACTTGAGAAATTTATCACTCACACCGTTCCGTTCCCAGAGATTAACAAGCCTTTTGATTTGATACTGAAAGGAGAGTCCATCAGGTGCATCATTCGGATGGACGAATAA